A region of Carassius gibelio isolate Cgi1373 ecotype wild population from Czech Republic chromosome B11, carGib1.2-hapl.c, whole genome shotgun sequence DNA encodes the following proteins:
- the LOC127968480 gene encoding atlastin-2 isoform X1, which produces MAEESSLKHRHHTGQNCTGSRRHEGAELTSDPRLDVSGALQIVLSDEEQHRFSLDDEALERMLLQERVKDLHAVVLSVAGAFRKGKSFLLDFLLRYMYSQGSDAWLGGDDEPLTGFTWRGGCERETTGIQAWSHVFVVEKPDGSRVAVLLLDTQGVFDSQSTIRDCATLFALSTMISSVQVYNLSQNIQEDDLQHLQLFTEYGRLAMEEIYLKPFQSLMFLVRDWSYPYEHAFGLDGGNQFLEKRLQVKQNQHEELQNVRKHINSCFSKISCFLLPHPGLKVAINPHFDGRLQDIDDEFKRELVNLVPLLLAPENLVEKEISGSKVTCGDLLQYFRAYMKIYQGEELPHPKSMLQATAEANNLAAVAGAKDLYTRSMEQVCGGDRPYMSPVDLERSHEELKQSCVRQFCGVKKMGGEEFCRRYQEQLEQEIDEAYASFLKHNHGKNMFLAARTPATLFLLTLLMYVSSVLTGFLGVSSVAVLCDLLMGLVLLSLCVWIYVRYSGELRELGCFIDRLTLTLWEQVFSKLLEVVWSRVTRSAVKRPRQRLSSNNNLKKRN; this is translated from the exons gggCGGAGCTGACCTCTGACCCGCGGCTGGACGTGTCTGGAGCGCTGCAGATCGTCCTCTCTGACGAGGAGCAGCACCGGTTCTCTCTGGACGACGAGGCGCTGGAGAGGATGCTGCTGCAGGAGCGAGTGAAGGATCTCCACGCCGTGGTGCTGTCTGTAGCTGGAGCCTTCCGCAAGGGCAAGTCCTTCCTGCTGGACTTCCTGCTCAGATACATGTACAGCCAG gggtcAGACGCGTGGCTGGGGGGGGATGACGAGCCGCTGACCGGCTTCACCTGGCGGGGGGGCTGTGAGCGGGAGACCACCGGGATCCAGGCCTGGAGTCATGTGTTCGTGGTGGAGAAACCAGACGGCAGcagg GTGGCCGTGCTGCTCCTGGACACACAGGGAGTGTTTGACAGTCAGTCCACCATCAGAGACTGTGCCACACTGTTTGCTCTGAGCACCATGATCAGCTCTGTACAG GTCTATAACCTGTCCCAAAACATTCAAGAAGACGACCTGCAGCATCTTCAG CTCTTCACAGAGTACGGCCGACTCGCCATGGAGGAGATCTACCTCAAACCCTTCcag TCGCTGATGTTTCTCGTTCGAGACTGGAGTTACCCGTACGAACACGCTTTCGGTCTGGACGGAGGAAATCAGTTCCTGGAGAAGAGGCTGCAG GTCAAACAGAATCAACATGAAGAGCTGCAGAACGTCAGGAAGCACATCAACTCCTGCTTCTCCAAGATCAGCTGCTTCCTGCTGCCTCACCCTGGGCTCAAGGTGGCCATCAACCCACACTTCGACGGCCGCTTACAGG acATCGATGATGAGTTCAAGAGGGAGCTGGTGAATCTGGTGCCGCTGCTCCTGGCTCCTGAGAATCTGGTGGAGAAGGAGATCAGCGGCTCTAAAGTCACGTGTGGAGATCTGCTGCAGTATTTCAGA GCCTACATGAAGATCTATCAGGGTGAAGAACTGCCACATCCCAAGTCCATGTTACAG gcgACGGCTGAAGCTAATAACCTGGCCGCTGTAGCAGGAGCTAAAGACTTGTACACCAGGAGCATGGAGCAG GTGTGCGGTGGAGACAGACCCTACATGTCTCCGGTGGATCTGGAGCGCAGTCACGAGGAGCTGAAGCAGAGCTGCGTGCGTCAGTTCTGCGGTGTGAAGAAGATGGGAGGTGAGGAGTTCTGCCGCCGCTATCAGGAGCAGCTGGAGCAGGAGATCGACGAGGCCTACGCCAGCTTCCTCAAACACAACCACGGGAAGAACATGTTCCTCGCCGCACGCACACCcgccacactgttcctcctgacgCTGCTGATGTACGTGTCGTCGGTGCTGACGGGCTTCCTGGGCGTGAGCTCTGTGGCGGTGCTGTGTGACCTGCTGATGGGTCTGGTGCTGCTCTCGCTCTGCGTCTGGATCTACGTCAGATACTCGGGAGAGTTGAGAGAGCTGGGCTGCTTCATCGACCGGCTGACACTGACCCTGTGGGAGCAG GTGTTCTCCAAACTGTTGGAGGTGGTGTGGAGCAGAGTGACGCGGAGCGCCGTGAAGAGACCGAGACAGAGACTGTCCTCCAACAACAACCTCAAGAAGAGGAACTAG
- the LOC127968480 gene encoding atlastin-2 isoform X2, with the protein MLLQERVKDLHAVVLSVAGAFRKGKSFLLDFLLRYMYSQGSDAWLGGDDEPLTGFTWRGGCERETTGIQAWSHVFVVEKPDGSRVAVLLLDTQGVFDSQSTIRDCATLFALSTMISSVQVYNLSQNIQEDDLQHLQLFTEYGRLAMEEIYLKPFQSLMFLVRDWSYPYEHAFGLDGGNQFLEKRLQVKQNQHEELQNVRKHINSCFSKISCFLLPHPGLKVAINPHFDGRLQDIDDEFKRELVNLVPLLLAPENLVEKEISGSKVTCGDLLQYFRAYMKIYQGEELPHPKSMLQATAEANNLAAVAGAKDLYTRSMEQVCGGDRPYMSPVDLERSHEELKQSCVRQFCGVKKMGGEEFCRRYQEQLEQEIDEAYASFLKHNHGKNMFLAARTPATLFLLTLLMYVSSVLTGFLGVSSVAVLCDLLMGLVLLSLCVWIYVRYSGELRELGCFIDRLTLTLWEQVFSKLLEVVWSRVTRSAVKRPRQRLSSNNNLKKRN; encoded by the exons ATGCTGCTGCAGGAGCGAGTGAAGGATCTCCACGCCGTGGTGCTGTCTGTAGCTGGAGCCTTCCGCAAGGGCAAGTCCTTCCTGCTGGACTTCCTGCTCAGATACATGTACAGCCAG gggtcAGACGCGTGGCTGGGGGGGGATGACGAGCCGCTGACCGGCTTCACCTGGCGGGGGGGCTGTGAGCGGGAGACCACCGGGATCCAGGCCTGGAGTCATGTGTTCGTGGTGGAGAAACCAGACGGCAGcagg GTGGCCGTGCTGCTCCTGGACACACAGGGAGTGTTTGACAGTCAGTCCACCATCAGAGACTGTGCCACACTGTTTGCTCTGAGCACCATGATCAGCTCTGTACAG GTCTATAACCTGTCCCAAAACATTCAAGAAGACGACCTGCAGCATCTTCAG CTCTTCACAGAGTACGGCCGACTCGCCATGGAGGAGATCTACCTCAAACCCTTCcag TCGCTGATGTTTCTCGTTCGAGACTGGAGTTACCCGTACGAACACGCTTTCGGTCTGGACGGAGGAAATCAGTTCCTGGAGAAGAGGCTGCAG GTCAAACAGAATCAACATGAAGAGCTGCAGAACGTCAGGAAGCACATCAACTCCTGCTTCTCCAAGATCAGCTGCTTCCTGCTGCCTCACCCTGGGCTCAAGGTGGCCATCAACCCACACTTCGACGGCCGCTTACAGG acATCGATGATGAGTTCAAGAGGGAGCTGGTGAATCTGGTGCCGCTGCTCCTGGCTCCTGAGAATCTGGTGGAGAAGGAGATCAGCGGCTCTAAAGTCACGTGTGGAGATCTGCTGCAGTATTTCAGA GCCTACATGAAGATCTATCAGGGTGAAGAACTGCCACATCCCAAGTCCATGTTACAG gcgACGGCTGAAGCTAATAACCTGGCCGCTGTAGCAGGAGCTAAAGACTTGTACACCAGGAGCATGGAGCAG GTGTGCGGTGGAGACAGACCCTACATGTCTCCGGTGGATCTGGAGCGCAGTCACGAGGAGCTGAAGCAGAGCTGCGTGCGTCAGTTCTGCGGTGTGAAGAAGATGGGAGGTGAGGAGTTCTGCCGCCGCTATCAGGAGCAGCTGGAGCAGGAGATCGACGAGGCCTACGCCAGCTTCCTCAAACACAACCACGGGAAGAACATGTTCCTCGCCGCACGCACACCcgccacactgttcctcctgacgCTGCTGATGTACGTGTCGTCGGTGCTGACGGGCTTCCTGGGCGTGAGCTCTGTGGCGGTGCTGTGTGACCTGCTGATGGGTCTGGTGCTGCTCTCGCTCTGCGTCTGGATCTACGTCAGATACTCGGGAGAGTTGAGAGAGCTGGGCTGCTTCATCGACCGGCTGACACTGACCCTGTGGGAGCAG GTGTTCTCCAAACTGTTGGAGGTGGTGTGGAGCAGAGTGACGCGGAGCGCCGTGAAGAGACCGAGACAGAGACTGTCCTCCAACAACAACCTCAAGAAGAGGAACTAG